In the Ochotona princeps isolate mOchPri1 chromosome 14, mOchPri1.hap1, whole genome shotgun sequence genome, TGGGACTTTCCAAGCCAGGAACACAAGCTGGTGTTGGGCCCGGGGCCCTGGAGGCTCCTCGCCCTGCAGGTGGTGAGAAGGAGCAGTGTCCCTGGCTCCTATATCAAGATCTATCCAGCTGCAGGGCCTGCTCCAtccctgctggccgcccagggGTGGTGGGTCACCTTCACCGTCACAACCCGAGCCCCCTCCGCCTGGGACTTAGTCACAAGTGCTCCTGTCTCCATCCAGCCTGGCACTGGTGGGCATGGGGCACACAGCGGTCTGGTGACATCATCTCAGGTGACCGGGTGGTCGGGGGGAGGCCTGGATCAAACAGGGCAGGGCACCATGGGTGCTGGCTACCCAGGGGACTTGGGGTTTCTAGAATCTTCTGACACATGCTCTCCCAGGCTTAATGCTGCCCTCTTCCCCTTCTTTCCCGCCTGACTCCTCGGATCCCGGctcaggctcccagctcccatgGTGGTTTCAGTCCCTGGGCTCTGTCTGCCCCGCTCACTCCTGTCCTGGTCTGCCAGGAATTCGCTCCCAGAGGACCCAAGGCTCCAAGCTGCACACGGTGGGAAAGCTGAGCGCGCAGAGCGAAGCAAAGAGCTCCAGGCTCACATATTGGTTCCAGATGTGGCCCCTGTCGCAGGCCTCGCCGGCAATTTAATTAAAttcccccagccagccagccagccagcgggGAGGGGCTCCTAATGATCAGATTTCCCGGCCCCTCCTTGGGCCAGCCTGACAGATGCCGACGGCCGCttcctgcccaggccctgccaagcaggggccCGGGGCGGGCTGCGGGCTTCCTGGGGAGTACAGGCACCCCCTGCCCCCGCCCTGctcaccctccacccccagccctgcccgccCTCCTGAACCCGCCTTGGGCaggccctggctgggccaggctgccctgAGAGCTAGCCTGTCAGGAGCCACAGGGGTGCCAGCCAGGGTCTCAGGGACCCTGCAGGggccagcaggggacagggcaggcatAGGCCTTCTGTCCTGTTGGGAGGTCCAGAGAGGGGCGCTGCAGGCCAGATCACAGGTTCTGTCAGCAGGGGAAGCAGGGCCCCCACCCATCCCGCGGGGCAGGCCCAAGCCAGGCGGCAGATCCTCCGCCATGTCTGGGCGGGGACTGAGGGTCTCCCAGGACCtccttgccctgccctgctggacccctgggaaacgcaggggccaggcagggccttccacatgggcacagacagaggttacaaagagaaaggcagGGTCCCCCAGCATCTTCCCCTCTGAGGCTCTGCGTGGCTCACCAGGGGTGCTCCTCTGGGGCCCAGGCCCGTGAGCAGTGCTGGGATCCACAGCCAGGGTTTTGGGGTGCTATGGGGTGGGGTGCTGGGGCTGTGACAGCAGGGCCAGCAGGCCCCCAAGGGTGACCTCCAGGAACCTGTAGGGGTGATACTTGTCATCAAATAAAGGCCACCCCAGGGCTGGCTCCCaaggcctcctgggaggcagactGGCGTCCGGGAAGTGCAAGGGTGGtgtggaggaggagctggagacACCGACCCCGGGGCTGAGTCAGTGTGAGAGCTAGGGCCTGAGTGAGTGAGTATGTGCCCATGGGGACAGGAAGTGGGCAGTGTTCTGTGTGCAGGGAGGTCAGACCTGGCCCCACCCCACACTTCACCACCCCCCTCAACCCCacgggatggagggagggagggcagataCACAGGTATACAGAGGTCAGAGTGGCCAGACCCAGTGTCCCAGGACGCACCTATTGGGGCCTTCCAGAAGGTTCCCTGTCTGTGTACGTGTGGGTacgcacacacactcccacaatGCAGGCATGCACTGTTTCTGCAGGGGGTCACATACCACCTACTCTTCTGTCGTCAGCTTTGCTGCGCGGCCATGGACAGTCCTGCTGGGTGGCCAGTCCCCCGGGCGCCTGTGGTCACTGCACAGTGAGGTGGGGCTTGGCAAGCTCATTGCTCTAAGTCAcctgctcctgtctttggcccatcttccttttcttttttttttttttttaagatttatttatttttattgcaaagtcagatatatatagagagaagagacagagaggaagatcttccattcgatgattcactcctcaagcggctgcaatggccggagctgagccgaactgaagctaggagccaggaacctcatctgggtctcccacgcgggtgcagggtcccaaggctttgggccgtcctcgactgctttcccaggccataggcagggagatggatgggaagtggggctgccgggattagaaccagtgcccatatgggatcctggcggatgcaaggtgaggactttaaccgctaagctatcatgccaggccccttcctttcaagatttattttttatttacttggaaagcagagccacagcagagagagtggtctgccatctgctggttcccagaTGTCCTCAATACcgggagctgggcctggccaaagccaggagccaggagcctcttctgggtctccaacatgggtgcagggtcccaagcacttggttcatcctcctctgctttcccagacacattagcagggagctggactggaagtggaacagccaggactccaaccggcatccatatgggttgccagcactgTAGACAGAAGTATAagttgctataccacaatgctgtctCCCTGGTCTATCTCCCTAGAGTACTTTTACCTTCTTGTTGATTCTCGACAACTTTTTCTATATGGAAGTTCTTATCCTGTGTGCATTGGGTCAGCACAGTGACCCCCAAGCTCCCTGGGGAGTAGCAGGCAGGCACTGACCCCCAAGACCTGCGTCCTACAAAGGAAGTATGAAGTTGGGCTGCTGGCTGGGCCGGCCAGGCAGAGAGGGGTGAGGTAAGTACAAAAGGGAACAGGCTGATCACTAAAGTGGGGGTTCCATGTGACACAGCCCTTGTGGAAGGCGGATGGAGGAGATCGGGTAGCCCCGGGCACTGGTTAGGGGTCAGGGAGTCCCTGGAGGTGGGGGCTGGACAACACGCAGGCCactccggctgctgcagcctcCACGCTCCCCCACAAACCCCGAGCTCCAGTGTACCCTGACCGTGAATGGCGGCAAACCCACCTCCTCGGGGGACTTGAGGTCAGTGTGCTCTGGTTCCCACAGGGGCGACCCTCAAGGCTGACCCTGGAATGGTCCTCTTGGACCCAAGAATAAGAGCCAGGTGGGCCTCGGGTCACAGGGGAGGAAACTGAGGGTGGTGTTTGGGGTCTCACCTAGGACATGCTCAAGCCCCTGCTCGTGTACCCGGAATGCAACGCAAGATGGGCAGGGTGCCCTGGTAACTCGATGGCTGGTGCCCCTTAGGAAGCGGCAGGGCCAGGGAACAGGGGCTGGGGCCGGGGAGGACAGCGGTGGGCAGAGCTGCAGCCAGGCATTCCAGCCCTCGCTTGGGTGGCCAGAAGCTGGCGGGGCAGGGAAAGACCTGTCTGTCCCTGATCTTGAACGTTCACTTTTTATCTTTCCTTAACAGAGAAATAGGGGTACAGCCCTAAACGCCTACGAACCTCCAAGTCCTCTGGGGTTCTGGCACCCACCTGCCCCCCACAGATGCGGGGCCAATGGTACTCCCATGTGACTGGAGGGAGGTGAGCCCTGGAAGTCGTGGGTGCTGGACACACTAGGACACACGTGCCTTCCTTAACAAGCTATCCTTTGACATGTGTTTGCCTCACAGGCTGTGAGGCACACAGTGTGGAACATGCTGTGATCAGACACATGTGCCTGGTGCAGCTCACTAAGGCTGGACACGTGTGCTTATCTTAACATGCTACCACCTGACATGTGTGCTGAACATGTATGACACATACTATCACCTGACATGTGTGCTTAACACACATCCCACACACTCTCAGGCAACCAGAGATGAGGAGGGTGGGACAGTAGAGTACAGAGGCTATCTGCCCCAGGGCAGGGTCCACGTCCCCGGGTGGAAGGTCCCAGCTGCAGGGTGGGGGGTCCAGGCTCGGCTTCCTTCCTGCGGGACCCCTCTCCCAACCCGGAGCTGAGCCCTGAACTATGCACCTATGTCACAGATAAGGAAAATTAAGAGCGGGGTCAGGGCGGCCGCGGCCACTCCGGGGGTGCCCCCCCAGCCCCGAACCCCCCAACTCGGCTAGGTCCGCTGCCGGGCCGCGGTCCTCCCGGCCCGCAGGGGGAGCCGGCGCCGCAGAGCACCAGTCCCCGCGCGGCGCGGAAGCGTGAAGCTCCTTGACTTCCGGCGCAGGGCAGAGGCTTTGGGGGGCGGCGGGACCGGGGGCAGTCGCGGGTATTTTGAGGGGTCGCAGCGGGGAGAGCGACAGCGTGGGCGGACAAGCAGCGCGGCCGCCGTCATGCCGTTCCTGCACGGCTTCCGCAGGATCATCTTCGAGTACCAGCCTCTGGTGGACGCCATCCTGGGCGCCCTGGGCATCCAGGACCCCGAGCGGCAGGAGCCCCCGGACGGGTAACGCGCCCCCTCGGTGGGCGGCCGGGGTCTGGAGTCCCCCCAGTGCTCCTCGAGCCGAGGCCGGCCGCCGGCGAGGCGGGGGACGGAGCCCGGGGGTGCGGGGTGGGCCGAGCCCCGCCCTGCGCCCTGCGCGCCGCCCTGCACCCTGCGCCCCGCCGCCCGGGGTCTGGCCTGCTCCCCCGGAGAGGCGGAGACTTTGAGGGGTTCGGTTTCTGGCGCCCTTCCCCACTCTCGTCGCTGAGTTTGCGTTCTGCACAGACGAGAGCGGGGCTCGCCGTCCGGAGTAAGGGGGGGTGGGACCCGCCTGGGGTTTGCAGGTGTCCCCGCAGGCCGACCGCCTGGAAGCGCTGTGGAGGGGACCTGGCGCAGCGGTGGCCCCGGTGGCTGGCCCCGATGACCACGGGGTCCTGCACCCGAGGCCGACCGGGAGCCCCTGGGGCGCTCAGGCTAACCCGCCCTGTCCCGCTGCAGGCCCAACGGCGCGGCCAGCGAGGAGGGTCGCCTGTGCGTCTTGACGGAGCTGCTGGCGCGCAAGGCACATTCTCCATTCTACCAGGAAGGCGTGAGCAACGCGCTGCTCAAGATGGCCGAGCTGGGGCTCACGCGGGCGGCCGACGTCCTCCTGCGGCACGGGGCCAACCTCAACTTCGAAGGTCGGTGGGCTGGGAcccccccgcccctgccctgccctgcctggggtgGGGCGGGCAGCTGAGTCAGCAGAGCCCGCGCGGTGCTGGCACCGTACCCGGAGTCGGGGAGCGCATGTCTGGGCCACCTCCTCCTGAGCATCTTGCAAGGGGAGCTGATAAGCAGCTCGGGCAGTCAGGGTGTGCCAGGCTCCTGGAGTGCGCAGGTCTCCTGCCCCATCTGGGGAGACCTTGCTGAGGGTGGAACAACCCCCGGAGATGACCCTCTCTTAGCAGTTCTGAGTACCAAACCCCAGGCCACCTCCAGCCCTCCAGCACGTTGGGACTCCGGAAGGGAGCAcagcctggcagccctggcctGCTAGTTCTGCTACCTGTGACAGAAGAGCTGGGGACGCGCCCTGGGCCAGGTGCCCGGCCCTCTGGGCTGCCTGACAGGGACTGCATCTGTGTCCACAGACCCGGTCACCTACTACACAGCCCTGCACATCGCTGTGCTGCGGAACCAGCCCGACATGGTGGAGCTGCTGGTGCGCCACGGCGCCAACATTAACCGCAGGGACCGGGTGAGGGCCACGGCCTCGGCCAGCCTGCCAAGGGGGTGGGGGCGGAAGGGCTGGGGGGCCCTCCCATCCGACCCCCTCCCGGCCAACCTGGCACGCTCCCTCCCCGTGCAGATCCATGAGAGTAGCCCCCTGGACCTGGCCAGCGAGGAGCCAGAGCGCCTGCCCTGCCTGCAGCGGCTGCTGCAACTGGGCGCTGATGTCAACGCAGCTGACAAGCACGGTGGGTACCTCCTGGATGGCCCACGCGGGGCCTCCGCCAGCCTCCTGCAGTCAGGGGCCGTGGACAGGTCATGTGGTCCTGGGCCAGAGCCAGCCCCAGGGGGGCTGTTGCGGGAGGAGGTCCTTGTAGGAACAGACCCAAACCAGGCCCCAGGCAGTGTCTGGGGACTGAGGGAACCCTTCCCTCTGCCCACCCCTGGCCTCCCAGGACAGCCAGAGCCACACACCCAGCCTGCCTGTTTTTGGTCCTGCTAGGGTCAGGTTACCCCCTAAAGGAAGGGGGTGTCAGGACGCCCTGGCTGCACCTCCTTACCCTGCACCCCTTCTAGGCAAGACCGCTCTGCTCCACGCACTGGCCAGCAGCGACGGGGTGCAGATCCATAACACTGAGAACATCCGGCTGCTGCTGGAGGGAGGTGAGGACCCCCCCATGCCTGCCCCCTGGGAGCCTCCCTGCTGGCCACGCTCCAAGGCCGCCTCCCACCTTCCGTCCCCCTCGCCCTGCAGGGGCCGACGTCAAGGCCACCACCAAGGACGGTGACACCGTGTTCACCTGTATCATCTTCCTGCTGGAGGAGACGGTGTGCGGGGACATAGAGGAGGCCCCCATGATCCAGCGCTTCTGCTTCCAAGTCACACAGCTACTGCTGGCCCACGGCGCCGACCCCAGCAGGTGCCCTGCCCACGAGGCCCTCACCTACGTCTGCCTCAAGAGCTTCCAGCTGCACTTCCCCCTGCTGCGCTTCCTGCTCGAGTCGGGCGCTGCCTACAACTGCTCTGTCCATGGACCGGCCTGCTGGTCGGGCTTCCACACAATCTTCGAGCGTCTCTGCTCCCACCCTGACTGCCCTGAGGACAACAGCCATGCTGATCTGCTGCGCAAGGCCGAGACTGTCCTGGACCTCATGGTGACCAACTCCCGGAAGCTCCAGCTGCCCGAGAACTTCGATGTCCACCCAGAGGGCAGCCTGGCAGGCAAGATCCAGGCCCTGCATGGCTCCCTGCGGCAGCTCGAGAGCTACCCCCCGCCCCTCAAGCACCTGTGCCGGGTGCACATCCGCCTGCACCTGCAGCCGTGGCCAGTGGACGCCAAGGTGCAGGCCCTGCCACTGCCGGACCGGCTCAAGTGGTACCTGGTCAGCGAGCACAGCGGCCCCACACAGGAGGATGCCTGACGGTCTAGGCTGCAGGAACCGGGCTGAggtggctccatgggcatgggacaccCGGGGTGGGCCCATGGATCTGGGAGAACACACTGAAGCCGGCTGGGAGCAGTCCCTTGCGCAGGAACACTGAAGCTGGGCCTTGGCTCCCCATCAGCGGCATTCACAAGTCGGGCTAGAGGGGACAGGGCTTTGCCCTAGaggccatgccaggcccccatggTGGGAGGGGAGcactccacctgcctgcctgaggtccctgctggtgccagcaggaagccaggcacaGCCGGTAGGGGCACATACAGGTTTGCTCCATGAGCCAAGGCACTGAGACCACTGCAGGGTGctgtggctgaagccaggctgTGAGCTGGTGGCAGCTCTGTGCCAAACTCAGTCCTTGGGGACCAGGCCTCCTGAAGTGTCTGAACGCAGCTGTGGGTGCCCAGCCACTTGAGTCACTACAGCTCTGCGATGCCTTCAGAACAGGCTAAAGTCACAATGCTTtatttatatcataaaattaaatgcaatCTCTTGGCCTTAAGGGTTCTTGCATTAACATCTCTGCCCCTCTCCAAGTTCAACAAGAAAGGACTCAGCAGCCATGGGATAGGGGTGAGGAGGTAGCACCTGGGGCACCCCCATCCCTGCAAAGGAGGAACCCCCACAGGCAGGGGAGGTGGTCACCTCTCACCATGCAGGGCTGGGACTGCGGATGCGGTCCAGCTCTTCTGCCTGGGGTGACAACATCTTCCCCTGCTTAAGACACGGCTCTGGAGGACCTGGGCCTCTGGCACAATCAGCAGGTTCCCAGGCGGGGGGCCCTGGGGCCGTGAGTGCTGCACTGCCCACCCCACTTGGGCCGTGCCCACATACCCAGGGAAGAAGAGCCTGTGTCGGAGTGGACTCAGACAGCTGTATTTAGTGGCCTCCACACGCACAAGCCACCATCTGTTGTTGGCCATGTGGAGCCAGGCTCTCGGCCAGCTGCCAGCACTCCCGCCCTGGCTCCGGTCCCATGGGTCCTGCCACCCTGGCTCATCTCAGGGCAAAGCTATACACGTGGTAGATTTCGTCTGGCAGGTTCTCCTGCCTCTCCTCAGCCAGCAGGCTGAGGCCCGCGCTGCGGATGACCCCGCGCACCACGTCCAGGTCCCGACACACACTGCTGTCCACATCATCCAGGACCACGCCCTCCTGTGCCATGTTGTCCTTGATGACGATGATGCCGTTGGGGCGCAGGCCACGCTGGCAGCGCTGCAGGAACTCGGCCAGGTGCTGGTCTGTCAGGTGGCCTGGGGCGGCAGGGAGGGCTACAGTGAGTGGGGACCGAGCactcccctgcctgcccaccatGGGGCACCCAGCATCCTGCACTAGGGGGAACACACCTTGGGATGCCTGCCCCGCCCCAGGCAGACTGTGGGTACACCAGCCATGCCTCCCTCACGGCCACCTGCACCTGCCCTGTCCCTTGAGTGAGCAGGGCATGCTGAGTGAGCTGCTGGCCCATGGGCAGAGGACAGGTCACCTAGCCACAGCTTAAAGTGCTCGCATCAGTCTGAAaagccctgggaaagcatgggtttccttttttaaaaaataaatttacttgaaagtgagttacagagaaggagagataccttccatctgctgattcactccccaaatggctgcaatggcaagcaTTGGGCCAgtcaagccaggagtttcttctgggtctcccatgtgagtg is a window encoding:
- the ASB6 gene encoding ankyrin repeat and SOCS box protein 6; this encodes MPFLHGFRRIIFEYQPLVDAILGALGIQDPERQEPPDGPNGAASEEGRLCVLTELLARKAHSPFYQEGVSNALLKMAELGLTRAADVLLRHGANLNFEDPVTYYTALHIAVLRNQPDMVELLVRHGANINRRDRIHESSPLDLASEEPERLPCLQRLLQLGADVNAADKHGKTALLHALASSDGVQIHNTENIRLLLEGGADVKATTKDGDTVFTCIIFLLEETVCGDIEEAPMIQRFCFQVTQLLLAHGADPSRCPAHEALTYVCLKSFQLHFPLLRFLLESGAAYNCSVHGPACWSGFHTIFERLCSHPDCPEDNSHADLLRKAETVLDLMVTNSRKLQLPENFDVHPEGSLAGKIQALHGSLRQLESYPPPLKHLCRVHIRLHLQPWPVDAKVQALPLPDRLKWYLVSEHSGPTQEDA
- the NTMT1 gene encoding N-terminal Xaa-Pro-Lys N-methyltransferase 1 isoform X2 — translated: MVDVTEDFLAKAKTYLGEEGRRVRNYFCCGLQDFSPEPGSYDVIWIQWVIGHLTDQHLAEFLQRCQRGLRPNGIIVIKDNMAQEGVVLDDVDSSVCRDLDVVRGVIRSAGLSLLAEERQENLPDEIYHVYSFALR